In Aquiflexum balticum DSM 16537, a single genomic region encodes these proteins:
- a CDS encoding VOC family protein codes for MRHVSVGWFEIPVENMERAIAFYEAVFDCKLDRHQMGPIDMAWFPWDESKQGAGGSLVKAEGYYKPSAEGTKIYFSSEDVSVELSKIEKAGGKIIQSKTEIAPNIGFMALFHDCEGNEIALHSNK; via the coding sequence ATGAGACATGTAAGCGTTGGCTGGTTCGAGATTCCGGTCGAAAATATGGAAAGAGCAATAGCTTTTTACGAAGCCGTGTTTGATTGTAAATTGGATCGTCATCAAATGGGACCCATCGACATGGCATGGTTTCCTTGGGATGAAAGCAAGCAGGGTGCGGGAGGAAGTCTTGTGAAAGCTGAAGGATACTACAAACCGAGCGCTGAGGGCACCAAAATATATTTTTCATCTGAAGATGTTAGTGTAGAGCTCAGTAAAATTGAGAAAGCCGGCGGGAAGATCATTCAATCCAAAACAGAAATTGCCCCGAACATTGGATTCATGGCTCTGTTTCATGATTGTGAAGGAAATGAAATCGCCCTTCATTCAAATAAATAA
- a CDS encoding Gfo/Idh/MocA family protein, which produces MKSRNLNSRRLFLKTSSIAGIGLGIFGNSLGFSSDEINDPKEKKVGIIGLDTSHSIAFTKVLNGHKDSKDYLGYHVVAAYPYGSRDIKSSMDRIPGYTEEIKKMGIEIVSSIAELMDRVDVVLLETNDGKLHLEQAMEVFKAGKRMFIDKPMTASLKDAIAIFEAAEKFKIPVFSSSSLRYITGIDKIDKKTVVGASAFSPAELEPTHPDLFWYGIHGVETLFTVMGTGCESVVRVSTKDTDVVVGTWKDGRIGTFRGTRSGKHDYGGMAFTESGNIVLGPYAGYEPLLVEIVKYFETGIVPVQPEETLEILAFMEAADESKRLGGRSVKLEEIVKMDRG; this is translated from the coding sequence ATGAAAAGTAGAAACCTGAATTCAAGAAGATTATTTTTAAAAACATCCTCAATTGCCGGTATCGGTTTAGGGATTTTTGGGAATTCGCTCGGATTTTCTTCTGATGAAATAAATGATCCTAAGGAAAAAAAAGTCGGGATTATTGGGCTTGACACCTCCCATAGCATAGCCTTTACCAAAGTGCTGAACGGGCATAAAGATTCCAAGGATTATTTGGGATACCATGTGGTTGCGGCCTATCCTTATGGAAGCAGGGATATCAAATCAAGTATGGATAGAATTCCCGGCTATACGGAGGAGATCAAAAAAATGGGAATTGAAATAGTGAGTTCCATTGCTGAACTTATGGATAGGGTTGATGTGGTCTTATTGGAAACCAATGACGGTAAACTCCATTTGGAACAGGCAATGGAGGTTTTTAAAGCCGGAAAGCGTATGTTTATTGATAAACCCATGACAGCATCCTTGAAAGATGCGATAGCGATTTTTGAGGCAGCTGAAAAATTCAAGATTCCGGTTTTTTCTTCCTCGTCATTAAGGTATATCACCGGAATAGATAAAATCGATAAAAAAACAGTTGTGGGGGCAAGCGCCTTTAGTCCGGCAGAATTGGAACCTACACATCCGGATTTGTTCTGGTATGGCATTCATGGTGTAGAGACATTATTTACGGTGATGGGAACAGGCTGTGAATCTGTAGTAAGGGTCAGTACCAAAGATACCGATGTCGTAGTCGGAACATGGAAGGATGGTCGGATAGGGACATTCAGAGGAACACGATCCGGCAAACATGATTATGGAGGAATGGCATTCACCGAATCAGGAAATATAGTCTTGGGACCTTATGCAGGATATGAACCCCTTTTAGTGGAAATTGTAAAATATTTTGAAACCGGAATTGTTCCAGTACAACCAGAAGAAACCTTAGAAATACTTGCCTTTATGGAAGCAGCCGATGAAAGCAAGAGGTTGGGCGGAAGAAGTGTCAAATTGGAGGAGATAGTGAAAATGGACAGAGGATAG
- a CDS encoding Fic family protein produces the protein MVNVSTKRDLLVIKGIIERFPYGASIEDILHGDGVDLELRTLQRRLKTLKEEGEIYTSGGSKSTKYHISHGLSLVMEREQEKLIRPKKEGISISKEGKGIIAYLSKPLLERKKVGYNLNLLKSYRPNFDAYLTYDEIHKLTVLGQTNNKNQPAGTHAREILNRLLIDLSWNSSRLEGNTYSLLDTQRLIELGESAEGKSLEEAQMIINHKDAIEFLIQLGEEIDFNKYILLNLHALLADNLMRDPNSIGRLRSIPVGIYQSAYTPLSIPQLIAELFDLILEKAKAIENPFEQAFFMMVHLPYLQPFDDVNKRTSRLAANIPLFKHNLSPISFVEVPNELYTQGILGVYELNQMDLLKDIFMWAYEKSAVRYAAIRQNVSEPDPFRTKYRDEIKNLITEIISANLSPKEGSELIKSKAAKLPKEDRDKFAEFVEGELLAIHEGSFARFRVSLSEFKIWKENWSRKV, from the coding sequence ATGGTTAATGTATCCACAAAACGAGATCTTCTGGTTATCAAAGGGATTATAGAGAGATTCCCTTATGGTGCTTCTATTGAGGATATCCTGCATGGTGATGGGGTGGACTTGGAGCTAAGGACTTTACAGCGTCGACTCAAGACATTAAAGGAGGAGGGAGAAATTTATACCTCTGGGGGATCAAAGTCCACCAAATACCATATTTCTCATGGGCTAAGTCTTGTCATGGAAAGAGAGCAGGAAAAGCTTATCCGTCCCAAGAAAGAGGGGATTTCAATTTCCAAAGAGGGGAAGGGAATTATAGCTTACCTGTCAAAACCACTTCTGGAACGAAAAAAGGTGGGTTACAATTTAAACCTTCTGAAATCTTACAGACCAAATTTTGATGCCTACCTGACTTATGATGAAATCCATAAACTGACTGTATTGGGTCAAACCAACAATAAAAATCAACCTGCCGGGACCCATGCCAGGGAAATCCTGAACAGGTTGTTGATTGACCTTTCTTGGAACTCAAGTAGGCTGGAAGGAAATACTTATTCTTTGTTGGATACCCAAAGGTTGATTGAATTGGGTGAGTCGGCTGAGGGCAAATCCCTGGAAGAGGCGCAAATGATCATCAATCACAAGGATGCGATTGAGTTTTTGATTCAATTGGGTGAGGAAATTGACTTCAACAAGTATATCCTTTTGAATCTTCATGCATTATTGGCTGATAACCTGATGCGTGACCCTAATTCAATCGGTAGGTTGAGGTCTATTCCTGTCGGTATTTATCAATCGGCTTATACTCCGCTGTCGATTCCACAATTGATAGCGGAGCTGTTTGATCTGATTTTAGAAAAAGCAAAAGCCATCGAGAATCCCTTTGAACAGGCATTCTTTATGATGGTACACCTTCCCTATTTGCAGCCTTTTGATGATGTCAATAAAAGGACTTCCCGATTGGCTGCCAATATTCCATTGTTCAAGCATAACCTTTCACCGATTTCTTTTGTGGAAGTTCCCAATGAACTTTACACGCAAGGGATTCTCGGGGTTTATGAGTTGAATCAAATGGATCTGTTGAAGGATATCTTTATGTGGGCTTATGAGAAATCTGCCGTTCGCTATGCAGCGATTCGACAGAATGTCAGTGAGCCGGATCCTTTCAGGACCAAATATAGGGATGAAATCAAAAATCTGATTACTGAGATCATCTCGGCAAATCTGAGTCCCAAAGAAGGTTCTGAATTGATCAAATCAAAAGCAGCAAAACTTCCGAAAGAAGATCGAGACAAGTTTGCGGAATTTGTGGAAGGTGAATTACTTGCCATCCACGAAGGGAGTTTTGCAAGGTTCAGGGTTTCTCTTTCTGAGTTTAAGATATGGAAGGAGAATTGGTCGAGGAAGGTTTAA